The proteins below are encoded in one region of Ferruginibacter lapsinanis:
- a CDS encoding T9SS type A sorting domain-containing protein: MKKPIICLLLVIALFTSECGFGQPKLNSLPSAPSTIYLDFDGQIVNSGVWNSGVSFTCLAATLSESQIIEIFDRVSEDYRPFQINITTDETVFLAAPLEQRIRVIITPTSGWYSLVGGVAYIGSFTWGDDTPCFVFSKNLGNVSKTIAECCSHESGHSLGLLHQSTYDSFCNLSSTLNAGSGEGESAWTPIMGISYNRNMSTWSNGTTPYDCSYLQDNLNTITSYNGFSYREDDFANDLNTDMVTRNYTAINIDGVISAASDKDAFKINLSSAGSFHVAINPYSIGANNEGANLDCKVELYNASKILLRKYDPVATMDVVIDTFLAVGDYYLIVSGTGNANTNNYGSLGAYKIIGFGQIILPVHDVVLIGTQKNGICRLSWSIRSEVPVKKIVVEVSADGISFNSIKTSSLPIDQFDYTPYAANNIYYRTKVLSVDDQTTYSNTVMLRGTNKTGKTFTVSTLVQNNISINATADYLFQLVDISGKILLKGRGVKGLNTLNISKQSAGIYILQLINNNERQTERVVKQ; this comes from the coding sequence ATGAAAAAACCAATTATATGCTTGCTATTAGTAATAGCATTGTTTACTTCGGAGTGTGGGTTTGGTCAGCCAAAACTAAACAGTCTTCCCTCCGCACCGTCTACTATCTATCTTGACTTTGATGGGCAAATTGTCAACAGTGGAGTTTGGAACAGCGGCGTGTCATTTACCTGTTTGGCGGCAACATTATCTGAGAGTCAGATCATAGAGATCTTTGATAGAGTTTCTGAAGATTACCGTCCTTTTCAAATAAATATTACAACAGATGAAACGGTTTTTTTAGCAGCTCCTTTAGAACAGAGGATCAGGGTTATAATAACGCCTACCAGCGGCTGGTATTCATTAGTTGGAGGTGTTGCCTACATTGGATCATTTACCTGGGGAGATGATACCCCCTGTTTTGTCTTTAGCAAAAATCTGGGAAATGTTTCAAAAACGATAGCTGAATGTTGTTCTCACGAAAGTGGTCATTCTCTTGGATTGCTTCATCAATCTACTTATGATTCATTTTGCAATTTATCTTCAACGCTTAATGCAGGATCAGGGGAGGGAGAATCTGCCTGGACACCAATAATGGGTATTAGTTACAATAGAAATATGAGCACTTGGAGTAATGGAACTACTCCATATGATTGTAGCTATTTACAGGATAACCTTAATACCATCACGAGTTACAATGGCTTTTCATACAGAGAAGATGATTTTGCGAATGATTTAAATACAGATATGGTAACCAGAAATTATACAGCTATAAATATTGATGGAGTAATTAGTGCTGCATCAGATAAAGATGCATTCAAAATTAATTTATCCTCTGCCGGTAGTTTTCATGTAGCGATCAATCCATATAGCATTGGCGCAAATAATGAGGGCGCTAATTTGGACTGTAAAGTAGAATTATATAATGCATCCAAAATCCTCTTACGAAAGTATGATCCTGTAGCTACTATGGATGTTGTCATTGATACTTTTTTAGCTGTCGGAGATTATTATTTAATTGTAAGTGGTACAGGCAATGCTAATACAAATAATTATGGAAGTTTAGGGGCTTATAAAATTATCGGGTTTGGACAAATTATTTTACCAGTTCATGATGTAGTTTTAATCGGTACCCAAAAGAATGGTATTTGTCGTTTGAGTTGGAGTATCCGTTCAGAAGTTCCCGTTAAAAAAATTGTTGTTGAAGTTTCTGCTGATGGGATTTCTTTTAACAGTATAAAGACCTCTTCGTTACCAATAGATCAATTTGATTATACACCTTATGCAGCAAATAATATTTACTATCGAACAAAGGTGCTTTCTGTTGATGATCAGACAACTTATTCAAATACCGTAATGCTGAGAGGAACGAATAAGACAGGGAAAACATTTACTGTTTCAACATTGGTACAAAATAATATTTCTATAAATGCTACCGCGGATTATCTGTTTCAATTGGTTGATATATCCGGGAAAATATTACTTAAAGGAAGAGGAGTAAAAGGGTTGAATACGTTGAACATAAGTAAACAATCTGCAGGAATATATATACTACAATTGATCAACAATAATGAGCGGCAAACAGAACGGGTAGTTAAGCAGTAA
- a CDS encoding PorP/SprF family type IX secretion system membrane protein, which yields MNKLKMIIVLALFTISATAQQKPYYTQYALNPYILNPALTGIENYTDLKLSYRNQWTNIPGAPQTMYLTLHGPIGKQDYKTTPTSFRPAGNNSVGNDWYEENVTSPNHHGVGLSVVNDKTGYISRFTISGSYAYHKGINAKTTLSLGFQAGYSNVTLDRSKINWATLDPNDPAIGYSSGELKKGMPEIGAGLWLYSQDYFIGASVLNVVPGKAKFVKSDKYGISYAPHFFVSGGYRIPLEGDLTFLPSAMVQWISPEPIQIHANMKLQYEERLWFGASYRYTDKLGGFAAMAGVNVSNTFNIGYSYDFANSSRLRAYQGNTHEIIVGFLLGNRFKEICPRCEW from the coding sequence ATGAATAAGTTAAAAATGATAATTGTTTTGGCATTGTTTACAATAAGTGCAACTGCTCAGCAGAAGCCTTATTATACTCAATATGCTCTTAATCCTTATATTCTTAATCCTGCATTAACAGGGATTGAAAACTATACTGATTTAAAGCTTAGCTACCGGAATCAATGGACAAACATTCCCGGCGCTCCGCAAACAATGTACCTTACCCTTCATGGTCCTATTGGTAAACAGGATTACAAAACCACCCCTACTTCATTTCGTCCTGCCGGAAATAATTCCGTAGGTAATGATTGGTATGAAGAAAATGTTACATCGCCGAATCACCATGGAGTAGGTTTAAGTGTAGTAAATGATAAAACAGGCTATATCAGCAGGTTTACCATTTCAGGATCCTATGCCTATCATAAGGGGATAAATGCTAAAACAACCTTATCATTAGGATTTCAGGCAGGATATTCAAATGTAACATTAGACAGATCAAAAATAAATTGGGCTACTCTTGATCCTAATGATCCTGCTATTGGATATAGTAGCGGTGAATTAAAAAAAGGTATGCCTGAAATTGGAGCCGGTCTTTGGTTGTATTCACAAGACTATTTTATTGGAGCTTCTGTATTGAATGTTGTTCCAGGCAAAGCAAAATTTGTAAAGAGTGATAAATACGGCATTTCATATGCACCGCACTTCTTCGTATCTGGTGGATATCGAATTCCGCTTGAAGGTGATCTGACCTTCTTACCATCTGCAATGGTACAATGGATAAGCCCCGAACCGATACAAATTCATGCCAATATGAAATTACAATATGAAGAAAGGCTTTGGTTTGGTGCAAGCTATCGGTATACTGATAAATTAGGTGGTTTTGCTGCCATGGCCGGAGTGAATGTTAGTAATACTTTTAACATTGGTTACTCTTATGATTTTGCCAACAGTTCAAGATTAAGAGCGTACCAAGGAAATACTCATGAAATTATAGTAGGATTCTTATTGGGTAACCGATTCAAAGAAATTTGTCCTAGATGCGAATGGTAA